The following is a genomic window from Mus pahari chromosome 1, PAHARI_EIJ_v1.1, whole genome shotgun sequence.
TCATATGGCAGTGTCAGCCGCACAGGCTTGTGGCCCATGTCCATCCCTAGAGGGACAGTAGATGTCTGCCCCTTCAAACTCCAAACTGCCCAGGGAAGAGCTGTGTTTGGAAAGGTAAGTTGAAGGGGTCCCAAGTACATGTCCCGCCAGCTATGACTACTCATGTCAATGACACAggccctctctgcttcctgtgagtgtgtagaagcaaagagaaagagcctGCAATTCCAAGAAGAAGGGCAGCAGGGTTGAGAGTGGGCTGCCTCTGGCCCGGGTCCTAGGTGCCCATGTGACTGTGCTAGTTGGAAGGCCCAACTTCCTGGCCTGAGCCTTGACCTCTCCAGATCCTGCAAAggatgcaaaggagttgaggtgCTGTCTAGCACACAGGTTCTGTGGTCAGTCCTAATGCAGACACTGGGCATCTGCTGGAGCCTGCAGACCTCATCTTTCCTTCTAACTTCCCATCATTACGATGTCCTGGCATTGGGATGCCTCTTAGATTGGCTGAGAACTGGGGTGACAGGCTCCCCCACCAAGGCTTGGGGTGCCTTCCTGGGTGCAGGACTACTGTTGTCCCCGGGGACTGGCACTTGGGGTTTCCTCCAGGTGCTGATTGGGTCAGGAAGGGGGGATGGGGCCTGGGATCAGTGGGAGGTGACTCTTGACAATCCTCTGTCTCAGCCACTATTAGCAGGGGCCTGTTAATGAAAATTCACACCCAGGTGCTAATAAACAGTGGGCTGCTCCCAGGCCCTTCGGAGGAGAGGCCCTCCTCAGGGGAAGGAGGCTGGCCAAAGAGTTCCACTTATCTGTGAAAAGACTTGCTAAACTTTAATTCCCCATCCTAAAACGCTGGGCCTTTACTTTGCAAATAGGTTTTCTATGCTGGGTTGGGCTCCTGGGCCAGGAAGACTTCCTGTCCAGAACCAGTTAAGGTACTGGGAGGGGAGCGTCAGAGACAGAAGTGGTGGGAAAGGGCGTGGCCAGTGAAGGTGTGAGGTCCCCACCCCTGGTCATGCCTTGCGGTCACTCTCTCTGCAGCCAAACACCAGTTTGATTACTCAAGCCTGGACCCCTGAGCTGCAGAACAGGACCATGACCCCATATGGCATGACCACCCCTCCTGGCCATAGCCAGAGGACTGGAAAAGATCCCCCAGGGAATTTCAAAGAAATCCCACAGAAGACTAGATAACTGTGAAGGAGCCGGGAAGGGTGCAGTATTGGGTAATAGAAAGGAATGGAGTTCTGAAGCATGAGCTAATGGGGTGAACCATGGACTCACAAGCCCACACTCCAGGcttccttcttgtttgtttttgttcttttgtgacagggtctcctgtGTAGATTTGggtgatctggaactcactgtgtagactgggCTTGCCATaaattcaaagatctgcctgcccctgctttctaagtactgggattagtgGTGTGTGGCCAGCTTGAATATTCCTTTTTATAGGAAATGTTTACAACAGGTAAATTTCATTAGAGATAAAGTGCCACTGCAGAGGCTGGCTAGTGGGCACCTGGGCACCAAGGCTAATGAGCAGTGGGGTTAATGGAGCTGCTCCTTCTTCCTTAgtcttttcttcctgagacagggCTCACCATGTAACCCTGGagagcctcgaactcagagatttgcctgcttctgccttcctttcaagtgctgagatcaaaagtGTGCCACTACATCTGGCCAGTAGCTTCTTTTTGGAGGTGATAAAAATTACTCTAAAATTAGTGGTGATAATTGTAAAGCTTTATGGATATGCCAGAGGTGTGCTTTCTAAAGAAGCACaagaacatggtggcacacgtgtGTCACCCTTGCATCCCCTGAGGCGACCCTTGGTGgaatgagactctatctcaaaacaatatcaataaaatgcatattaaaagAAATACACGAATACCAAGGCCTGAGCTTCTGAGAGTTGAGGGGGAGAGACAGTTGCCCCTACACCCCTAGCAGAGACTGCCATGAGTCAGGGCCCTTACTGGACAGTTCTCTGTACCTCCTGCTCGGCTGATGCCAGCCTTTCTGGGCTCCAGGAGCCTCTCTTCTCGGCTGCAAAGGTCAGCGATCAACAGGTCCCTCATCCCATCCTAGCCAGGCCTCCAAGGAACCATGAGCACACCCTccaccaaactctcccaccaacGTTATTTGTATCTCTAAGCCACAGGAAGATGGGAAGCTCTAGCCAGGAAGACGGTGCCCCAGGTGTGGCTCAGCTGCCCAGAAGAGAAGGCTCGCCATTCTGCTTCCTCCCACCGCTGAGCACTGCAGTGCCCAAGCCTTACATGGCTCAGAGTCTTGTCCTTTATGCGTCTGTGAAATATATGTCATGGTAACTAAGGTGCAAAACCACTAAAGGAGTTGTGTTTTCTGGTTTTATCCAGTCCCTCTCTAAACTTAAAAAAGAGGAACTACTTCCTGTCACCTCTCAGGAAGCTCCCCACTCcattcttccccaccccaccctttcaGACTGACCCATGCAGAATGGATGTTGACCAGGAAGAGAGTGGGAGGCCTTCGTGTTTCCAGGCTGGAGATTACAAGATTCCCTCTCAACAATCCCATGTCAGCTTTCCCTGCCACATACCAGAACTTCCAGCAGGGTGTGGGAGCATGGGGACATGAGGGCTCGTGCCACCATGAGTTTGGGCCAGCGTGGGCCTGTACAGCGTGAggttccccctcccacacacccccaaataaggaagaaagaaaaataaaccctcCAAATGACACTAGCACAATCGGTttattcacaaataaataaacacacaccagGCAGAGCTTGTGCCTGCCTCATCTTTAGAGCGTGGACCCTATTGGGCGCCTCCTTCCAAGCAGAGTTGGAAAGGTACAGTCTGGATGAGGGCCAGCTCCCACCCCAGGATGCCCATGTTGGTATCACTGCTGCCTCTTCCAGGATCTACTCCCTCCGAAGGTGCCAAGACCAAAGGAAAAGTGTCTGTGCTCAGACAGGGTGACAGTCCTTCATTGCATTGTCCCTTCGACTCTTCAGGCAGGCGGCCACTCCTGCTGCGTCCAGGTTTCTAGAAGAGCCAGCATGTCGCTGCTGAAGAGCTGCGGGAAGAATGAACAGCACCACAATCAACACCTGCCCCAGGGTCAGGTCCGCGCTCATCTGCTCCTCCCTCAAGGTTGAGCGAGCAAGCAAAGCGTCCTTAATCCCTGACTGTCCAACACCCACCCGGTTCAGACACCCAGGGCACGCGGGGATGCTCGCAAGGGAAATCCTGCGTGCAGCAGAGAGGCTGGCCCGCGAAGTGGAGCTGTGCGTCGCGCACCAACAGTAGGGGGCGCCACCTCGACAGTTTGGGGGAAGAGGTTACTCACCGGAGATGAGGGGCTGGGCTCCATCTCCTGCCTTTCCTGGGATGCTGTTTCTGCGTACAGGAACGGTGGATCCCACGATTCTGCGGTGACTCGGGGTCTAGGGTAGGCAGGCGGGGACCCCCACGACACCCCGCTGCAGACGGCCGGGTTTAAACGGGGACCGAGCGACTGCGACTGCGCCAGGCCGCTGTCGGGGCACAGCGGGCAGCCTCGAGGTGACTCCGCGTGCCGCTGTCGCCGGAGGCTATCTTCGCTGAGGCCCAGCACAGCCGACAGGTGGCCGATGTAGCGGATGGCCAGGCGCAGCGTCTCGATCTTGGTCAGGTTCTGGCCGGTTGGTGCCACGGACGGCGGCAAGAAGCGGCGCAGTTCGTGCAGCGCGCGGGCGAGCGTGCGCATTCGTAGCTTCTCCCGCTCGCTGGCGCTCTGCCGCTGTCCGCTACCCAGGCGGCTACCGTGCGTCCCGCGCCTACCCGGGGTCCCAGCACGCCGGGCCGGGCGGGAGCAGGGTGGTGCGGGGCTGCCGGCCTGGGCACCGTCCCACGAGTCCGAGGACCAGGCTGGGGAGCAGACGCTGTTCCCATCGGAAGGCATCGGTGGCTGCTGACCAGCGGGACTCAGAATCCAGGACTCAGAGCGCGGCTCGCACAGGGGCTGGGCCATGGCAGCGGAGGCCTGACCATTGGGTCCGCTGCAGCTTTATCCTGAGCCCTAGGTGTGAAGCGGGCCCCTTCCAGAATTCATCAGCACATCAAAGCCGGCTCGAGCCAGGAGGGGGGCAGGGCCTGAACCTTTTGAACCATAGCAGGGGCTCTGAGGTGCAGGACCCCTTGGTCCAGTCTGCTCCACCTGGACCATATTTGGGGTCTCAGTAAGACAGGCACCTATGGTCAGGACGTTAAGCCAGCCCTGCAAGTTGAAAGAACCATGTTCAGAGAACTGAAGTCTAGCTCCTAGGCTTAGGGTACACCTTCATTTATTAGGGACCCTACGCCATTTTTTTCCATCACTTTAGTTTACAAATTGTATAACAAGAGACTCCCGGATTGCATTGGCCAACTGTGGACTAGGGACCTCTAGACACGGGGAGAACTCTAGTTCATTCCTTCCCAGAGACTTGGATGTGGCCTGTAGTCCTCCCTGATGTCCAGGTTATGGGAGGCACATTTAAGAAGCCACCCCTACCAACCTGTGAGGTTGCCGGGTTGTCTGGGCAGCGGGAGAGGTGAGCCTGCCTCCCCACACTACAAGTCACTTCTAGTCTCAGCAAGATGGGTAACTTGGTCTCCTTCCCAGCCCTCCCATGACTGCAGCTCTTCTGCTTTGGTCAGCTACAGTGAGTAGAAAGTTCTTTGACAAAACTCAACTCCCTGAGCTGGTGgcacacttgggaggtgaaggcaggagggtcaggagttcaaggccaggcccAGGTTAACAtgggctacataagatcctgTGTTGGAAatgaaaacgaaaacaaaaacaaaaacaaaaacaaaaacaaaactgaaaagcagaAACCTTCACCTGTCCCAATGGCAGTTTTATAATCTATTTCAGAGGATGCTACCTGTTAGGGTCATAggatgccttttatttttttaagatgtgtgtccatctgtgtgtgtccatctgtgcTGGTGCCCCACACAGGCCAGAGGTGTCATGTTCCTTAGGATCTGGACTTACAGGCAATTGTAAGCTGCCTGAGGGGGCTTCTGGGAATAGAACCTTGGGTTCTTCAAGGGCAACACATGCccttcttaactgctgagctgtctttccagtgcTCTTCCTCCCACATTATgaaacatggtctcatgtagcccaggctagcctcgaacttacTATAACCCAGCTGGCCTTCAGctcctgatcctgctgcctcagcttaCTGCAGCTGTGAGCCTGGTTGTTGAGGATGCCTGCTCTTACCATACCTGTTCAGTGTTGTACTGGATGAAAGAGCTAGGttggaaaataaagagaaataaataaaattgaagagaTAAAACAAACCTGTCCCCACTTATATGTGACATGCTTACTAATAAAGTCTCCAGAAGTTGGGCATacaggcacatgcctgtaattccagcacttggaaaatgaaggcaagaggagtttgggccagccTTGGCTGCAAAGTGAATTTGAAGCCATCCTATGCTACAGAATTGTCTCACCTATTAGAGGGCTgcctgtgtggctcagtgggtagagtgcttgcctagcctgctGGAAGCACTGGGTCTTATTCCAACACGGCATGAGCACTTGTAGCACtggcttgtaaccccagcactggggagatgaagacaggaggaccagaagttcaagttccagaagttcaagttcaagatCACCTCTGGCCTAGAGTtatggctcagtagtaaagaacactggctactcagCTAGGAATGTTGgagcacgcctttgatcccagcactcgggaggcagaggcaggcagatctatgagttcgaggccagcctattctacaggtgagtttcaggacagccagggctacacagagaaaccctgtcttgaaaacaaacaaacaaacaaaggaagtaCTGGCCACTCTTCTACGAGACCCAGGTTTGAcctattctcagcacccacatggtggctcatagctgtctgtaacAACATTTCTGGGGAttgcactcttctggcctctgggtacTACACAAGCATACAGagtgcaaacatacatgcaggcaaagccctagaacacacagaaaattgaaaaatattctcgtctgcagagtgagtttcagacacatctcaaaaacaaacctttGAGCCTGACAGAACAGATCTGGGATCAGCTGTttgaggaactgaagcaggagagcCACAAAGTCCTGGGCTACCgggtaagttcaaggccagcatggataACTTAGTAACTCCTGGTCTCAAAATAATAACAGGGCTGATGGAGCACTCGCTTGGCGTACAGCAGACAAAGAATGGTAGAGCTCCTCAGGCATTGCTTCATGCCCTTGACCAAGTGCAGACGGACATCATGCCTGCTGTCTCTTCTCCAGCTAGGCCACCAGGTACCTGGTGTCTGGCATTACATCTGAGCCTCTTTCTTCTGGAGGAATGACACTCAGATCTCCTAGTGCCCTGAATGTTTGCACCCCAATTGTCTTCCAGATGGGCGATGGTTTGTGTTGGTGAAGACTCCATGGATTGGTACCTGATTCTCTGGGCATCTCTGCCCACTACCATCCCTTTGTCCTTTCACCATCCTTGCCCCTCTGTCAGGAGgaccacacccacaatgacacccAGAGAGGCAGTACTGACCTCCACGGTGGAGTGGAGAAGTGGAGCCCATGCCGTGAACTTGTGTGCCTGGCCTAGGAGGTCCCTTCTCAGGCTGCAGCTGTCCATGGGGTCTATCTGGTCTGAACCAAGGCAAATGGATGCCTTCTTGGGGGTTCATTATTTGAACAAGAACCTTGAGTTCAAGCTCGGTGATTGTGCCTCTTAGCTGACGCTCGAACAAGCAGCTGGAGACCTGTGGCGTGCGTAGACAGAGTGGGAGTGTACATGGTAGCCCCCATAGCAGGAGGGGCAAGGTCTCAGCTCTAAGGACACCCGAGTGTCTCAAATACCCTCCACCCCCATGTGGCCAGGATTTCACattatatcaaaaaaaaaaaagagagagagagagaaatttcacTGAAAGATCTTGTGTCTTGAATTGAAAGCACAGTGGATGTACatggtttaaaattaaaaagtgtctGGGTTCAGAGGGCACAGCAAATGCCCTGACAAGCCTGCTTCTGCAGCTTCTACCTGCTTACTCCAGACCGAACTGCCATTGCTTATTGTGTCTTGTTAATAGCACTTTGAAGTTGTATTTTATTAACTACAAAGTTAGGCAGACATGCTTGGACTCgggaggggtgggggatgctACACTTAAGCCTCAGATCTGAGGTCTACTTGTTAGCATTGAGTGTCAGAAACACAGAAGGATCTGGAACAGGAGAGGGATGCTCTGAGCGAAGCAGGGGAAGATGGTGGTGCCAGACATGAGGGAAAGTTGAAAAGGCACAGAGTTAGCGAGTCGGTGAGGGACTGcatgagagacaggcagatggcaCGTCCTGCCACCAACTCGTTCCCAGAAGTCTTGGGTGCTTAGGCTAACACACTGGAGTGCCACGTGGAGTCCCTTCCTCCCCTGTTACCACTGTTGCCCCTGTGGTCTCTGGGAAACTACCAGCGGCCCAGCTGGTGCAAGGGCAGGGGgaccctctgcttcctctgccccTTTGATCTCCTTATCTGGCCAGTGTCTTCAGTGGTTTCGTTTGGGAGCTGCTTGGAGTTAATGAGTTCTCCAGGCTGCAAGGCCCACACAGCCTCCCCGCTGGGCCAAGGCCTTCACACTTTTGGGGCCTGTGTTTTGACAAGTGCCAGAGCTGGTAGCTTCTGCTCCCCTGGCCCGAGCCTCCCCTGGATGCCAATGTGTAAGGCTGGGAAGTGAGGCCTTGCCGCCACCCCATCAGAACAGAGGTGAGAGGTCAAGCCTCAGCCTGGAAGGGGGCAGACAGGACAGGGAGGCCCCCTTTAAGGCTCAGGGTCCAACCTCAGCCTTCCGTGCTGGAGCTGGGCACAACACTCCACCCACCATGCTGCCTCAGAGCCCTCATTTCCCCAGCCAGCCCCTCTGACACAGCCTTGCTAATCAAAGGTGCTATGCAAAGGTACCGAGCAGTCCCTAATCCCTGAGCCTGCCAGAGGCAGAGGCCCCAGAAGAAGGAAGCTACTCAGGTCCACCACTAGCCTGCTTAGCATCAGCGGATCCCACTAGTTAATTACAGTGTCAGACTCGTGGGCTATCTTAGCACCATCACTCCTGGGCAAGCCTAAGCCTCCCAGGTAGAGTGTGGCCAGTGTGGGTTAATGTCCTCATCTTGCCGCACACTGTGGGTGCAGGTAAGACAGGCAcccccgggctggtgagatggctcagtgggtaagagcacccgactgctcttccgaaggtccggagtacaaatcccagcaaccacatggtggctcataaccatccgtaacaagatctgactccctcttctggagtttctgaagacagctacttgcatataataaataaatcttaaaaaaaaaaaaaaaaaagacaggcaccCCCTCCGccatggaggggagaggggctcAGCTGGTCGCACACACATTCTCTGTCTCATTGTGCTGGCCTTGGCAGGTCTCCTGCTCCTGTGCACAGCACCCTCGGATAAGAGGACACAGGTGAAAACATGGAGCCTTGAGAGGTTGTCCCATGTCTGAGCTAGTAGAGTCGGAGGAGAAGGTGTCTCTTAGTCTCTGTCTTGGGGCACAACCTGGGCAGGCCTTACTTCACATACCAGAGCcttgagaagacagggaaagaaaggttTCTAGGCCCTAGCCAGGACCACGTTGGCCAGAAGTTCTGCAAGATGGAGCCAGAGAATCCGGATATATGACACTCTGGGCCCCTGAGATAGCTCACTGGATAAAGCCAGTTGTTTCCAAGACAGGCAGCTAGAGTCTGATCCTTAATCCAAGGGCCCATAAAATGTCCTTGACAGCCATTCACATACCTGCAACTGTGAGCCTgcgtgtgcaggtgtgtgtacacCCTATACATACAATAAggataaattc
Proteins encoded in this region:
- the Mesp1 gene encoding mesoderm posterior protein 1, which gives rise to MAQPLCEPRSESWILSPAGQQPPMPSDGNSVCSPAWSSDSWDGAQAGSPAPPCSRPARRAGTPGRRGTHGSRLGSGQRQSASEREKLRMRTLARALHELRRFLPPSVAPTGQNLTKIETLRLAIRYIGHLSAVLGLSEDSLRRQRHAESPRGCPLCPDSGLAQSQSLGPRLNPAVCSGVSWGSPPAYPRPRVTAESWDPPFLYAETASQERQEMEPSPSSPLFSSDMLALLETWTQQEWPPA